Proteins encoded by one window of Vitis vinifera cultivar Pinot Noir 40024 chromosome 10, ASM3070453v1:
- the LOC132254431 gene encoding DNA-directed RNA polymerase subunit beta, which produces MFRGGNEGMSTIPGFNQIQFEGFCRFIDQGLTEELYKFPKIEDTDQEIEFQLFVETYQLVEPLIKERDAVYESLTYSSELYVSAGLIWKTSRDMQEQTIFIGNIPLMNSLGTSIVNGLYRIVINQILQSPGIYYRSELDHNGISVYTGTIVSDWGGRLELEIDRKARIWARVSRKQKISILVLSSAMGSNLREILENVCYPEIFLSFLNDKEKKKIGSKESAILEFYQQFACVGGDPVFSESLCKELQKKFFQQRCELGRIGRRNINRRLNLDIPQNNTFLLPQDILAAADHLIGMKFGMGILDDMNHLKNKRIRSVADLLQDQFGLALIRLENVVRGTICGAIRHKLIPTPQNLVTSTPVTTTYESFFGLHPLSQVLDRTNPLTQIVHGRKSSYLGPGGLTGRTASFRIRDIHPSHYGRICPIDTSEGINVGLIGSLAIHARIGHWGSLESPFYEISERSKKVRMLYLSPSRDEYYMVAAGNSLALNQGIQEEQVVPARYRQEFLTIAWEQVHLRSIFPFQYFSIGASLIPFIEHNDANRALMSSNMQRQAVPLSRSEKCIVGTGLERQAALDSGVPVIAEHEGKIVYTDTDKIILSGNGDTLSIPLVMYQRSNKNTCMHQKAQVRRGKCIKKGQILADGAATVGGELALGKNVLVAYMPWEGYNSEDAVLISERLVYGDIYTSFHIRKYEIQTHVTSQGPERITNKIPHLEAHLLRNLDKNGIVILGSWVETGDILVGKLTPQMAKESSYAPEDRLLRAILGIQVSTSKETCLKLPIGGRGRVIDVRWIQKKGGSSYNPETIRVYISQKREIKVGDKVAGRHGNKGIISKILPRQDMPYLQDGRPVDMVFNPLGVPSRMNVGQIFECSLGLAGGLLDRHYRIAPFDEKYEQEASRKLVFSELYEASKQTANPWVFEPEYPGKSRIFDGRTGDPFEQPVIIGKPYILKLIHQVDDKIHGRSSGHYALVTQQPLRGRAKQGGQRVGEMEVWALEGFGVAHILQEMLTYKSDHIRARQEVLGTTIIGGTIPNPEDAPESFRLLVRELRSLALELNHFLVSEKNFQINRKEA; this is translated from the coding sequence ATGTTCCGGGGTGGAAATGAGGGAATGTCTACAATACCTGGGTTTAATCAGATCCAATTTGAAGGATTTTGTAGGTTTATTGATCAGGGCTTGACAGAAGAACTTTATAAGTTTCCAAAAATTGAAGATACAGATcaagaaattgaatttcaattatTTGTGGAAACATATCAATTGGTGGAACCATTGATAAAAGAAAGAGATGCCGTGTATGAATCACTCACATATTCTTCTGAATTATATGTATCTGCGGGATTAATTTGGAAAACCAGCAGAGATATGCAAGAACAAACAATTTTTATTGGAAACATTCCTCTAATGAATTCCCTGGGAACTTCTATAGTAAATGGACTATACAGAATTGTGATTAATCAAATATTGCAAAGCCCCGGCATTTATTACCGGTCAGAATTGGACCATAACGGAATTTCGGTCTATACCGGCACCATAGTCTCAGATTGGGGAGGAAGATTAGAATTAGAGATTGATAGAAAAGCAAGGATATGGGCTCGTGTGAgtaggaaacaaaaaatatctatTCTAGTTCTATCATCAGCTATGGGTTCGAATCTaagagaaattctagagaatgtTTGCTATCCTGAGATTTTTTTGTCTTTCCTGAAtgataaggagaaaaaaaaaattgggtcaAAAGAAAGTGCCATTTTGGAGTTTTATCAACAATTTGCTTGTGTAGGTGGGGATCCGGTATTTTCTGAATCATTATGTAAGGAATTACAAAAGAAATTCTTTCAACAAAGATGTGAATTAGGAAGGATTGGTCGACGAAATATAAACCGGAGACTGAATCTTGATATACCTCAGAACAATACATTTTTGTTACCGCAAGATATATTGGCAGCTGCGGATCATTTGATTGGAATGAAATTTGGAATGGGTATACTTGACGATATgaatcatttgaaaaataaacGTATTCGTTCTGTAGCGGATCTCTTACAAGATCAATTCGGACTGGCTCTAATTCGTTTAGAAAACGTGGTTCGAGGAACTATATGTGGAGCAATTAGGCATAAATTAATACCGACTCCTCAGAATTTGGTAACTTCAACTCCAGTAACAACTACTTATGAATCTTTTTTCGGCTTACACCCATTATCTCAAGTTTTGGATCGAACTAATCCATTGACACAAATAGTTCATGGGCGAAAATCGAGTTATTTGGGCCCCGGTGGATTGACAGGGCGAACTGCCAGTTTTCGGATACGAGATATCCATCCTAGTCACTATGGACGCATTTGCCCAATTGACACGTCTGAAGGAATCAATGTTGGACTTATTGGATCCTTAGCAATTCACGCGAGGATTGGTCATTGGGGATCTCTAGAAAGcccattttatgaaatttctgAGAGATCAAAAAAGGTACGGATGCTTTATTTATCACCAAGTAGAGATGAATACTATATGGTAGCGGCAGGAAATTCTTTGGCACTGAATCAGGGTATTCAGGAAGAACAGGTTGTTCCAGCTCGATACCGTCAAGAATTCCTGACTATTGCGTGGGAACAGGTTCATCTTCGAAgtatttttcctttccaatatttttctattggAGCTTCCCTCATTCCTTTTATCGAGCATAATGATGCGAATCGGGCTTTAATGAGTTCTAATATGCAACGCCAAGCAGTTCCGCTTTCTCGGTCCGAGAAGTGCATTGTTGGAACTGGGTTGGAACGTCAAGCGGCTCTAGATTCAGGGGTTCCCGTTATAGCCGAACACGAGGGAAAGATCGTTTATACCGATACTGACAAGATCATTTTATCAGGTAATGGAGATACTCTAAGTATTCCATTAGTTATGTATCAACGTTCCAACAAAAATACTTGTATGCATCAAAAAGCCCAGGTTCGGCGGGGTAAATGCATTAAAAAGGGACAAATTTTAGCGGATGGGGCCGCTACAGTTGGCGGAGAACTAGCTTTGGGGAAAAACGTATTAGTGGCTTATATGCCATGGGAAGGTTACAATTCTGAAGATGCGGTACTCATTAGCGAGCGTCTGGTATATGGAGATATTTATACTTCTTTTCACATACGGAAATATGAAATTCAGACCCATGTGACAAGCCAAGGCCCCGAAAGGATCACTAACAAAATACCGCATTTAGAAGCACATTTACTCCGCAATTTAGACAAAAATGGAATTGTGATACTGGGATCTTGGGTAGAGACGGGCGATATTTTAGTAGGTAAATTAACGCCTCAGATGGCGAAAGAATCATCGTATGCCCCGGAAGATAGATTATTACGAGCCATACTTGGCATTCAGGTATCCACTTCAAAGGAAACTTGCCTAAAACTACCTATAGGTGGTCGAGGTCGAGTTATTGATGTGCGATGGATCCAGAAAAAGGGTGGTTCTAGTTATAATCCAGAAACGATTCGTGTATATATTTCACAGAAACGTGAAATCAAAGTAGGTGATAAAGTAGCTGGAAGACATGGAAATAAGGGtatcatttccaaaattttgcCTAGACAAGATATGCCTTATTTGCAAGATGGAAGACCTGTTGATATGGTCTTTAACCCATTAGGAGTACCGTCACGAATGAATGTAGGACAGATATTTGAATGCTCGCTGGGGTTAGCGGGGGGTCTGCTAGACAGACATTATCGAATAGCACCTTTTGATGAGAAATATGAACAAGAGGCTTCGAGAAAACTAGTGTTTTCTGAATTATATGAAGCCAGTAAGCAAACAGCGAATCCATGGGTATTTGAACCCGAGTATCCGGGAAAAAGCAGAATATTTGATGGAAGAACGGGAGATCCTTTTGAACAACCTGTTATAATAGGAAAGCCTTATATCTTGAAATTAATTCATCAAGTTGATGATAAAATCCATGGACGTTCCAGTGGACATTATGCACTTGTTACACAACAACCCCTTAGAGGAAGGGCCAAGCAAGGGGGACAACGGGTAGGAGAAATGGAGGTTTGGGCTCTAGAGGGATTTGGAGTTGCTCATATTTTACAAGAGATGCTTACTTATAAATCTGATCATATTAGAGCTCGCCAGGAAGTACTTGGTACTACGATCATTGGAGGAACAATACCTAACCCTGAGGATGCTCCAGAATCTTTTCGATTGCTCGTTCGAGAACTACGATCTTTGGCTCTAGAATTGAATCATTTCCTTGTATCTGAGAAGAACTTCCAGATTAATAGGAAGGAAGCTTAA
- the LOC132254435 gene encoding DNA-directed RNA polymerase subunit beta'', translating into MGVLMTERANLVFHNKVIDGTAMKRLISRLIDHFGMAYTSHILDQVKTLGFQQATATSISLGIDDLLTIPSKGWLVQDAEQQSLILEKHHHYGNVHAVEKLRQSIEIWYATSEYLRQEMNTNFRMTDPFNPVHIMSFSGARGNASQVHQLVGMRGLMSDPQGQMIDLPIQSNLREGLSLTEYIISCYGARKGVVDTAVRTSDAGYLTRRLVEVVQHIVVRRTDCGTIRGISVSPRNGMIPERIFIQTLIGRVLADDIYMGPRCIAIRNQDIGIGLVNRFITFQAQTISIRTPFTCKSTSWICRLCYGRSPTHGDLVELGEAVGIIAGQSIGEPGTQLTLRTFHTGGVFTGGTAEHVRAPSNGKIKFNEDWVHPTRTRHGHPAFLCYIDLYVTIESEGIIHNVNIPPKSFLLVQNDQYVESEQVIAEIRAGTYTFNFKERVRKHIYSDSEGEMHWSTDVYHAPEFTYGNVHLLPKTSHLWILSGGSCRFSIVPFSIHKDQDQMSVRSLSVERRYISNPSVTNDQVIHEFFSSDLSGKKEGRIPAYSELNRIIYTGRYNLIDPAILHENSDLLAKRRRNRFIIPFQSIQEGEKELMPPSGISIEIPINGIFRRNSILAYFDDPRYRRNSSGITKYGTIEAHSIVKKEDLIEYRGVKEFKPKYQMKVDRFFSFPRKCIFYPDLLP; encoded by the coding sequence ATGGGGGTACTTATGACAGAAAGGGCTAATCTGGTCTTTCACAATAAAGTGATAGATGGAACTGCCATGAAACGACTTATTAGCAGATTAATAGATCACTTCGGAATGGCATATACATCACACATCCTGGATCAAGTAAAGACTCTGGGTTTCCAGCAAGCCACTGCTACATCCATTTCATTAGGAATTGATGATCTTTTAACAATACCTTCTAAGGGATGGCTAGTCCAAGATGCTGAACAACAAagtttgattttggaaaaacaCCATCATTATGGGAATGTACACGCGGTAGAAAAATTACGCCAATCCATTGAGATCTGGTATGCTACAAGTGAATATTTGCGACAAGAAATGAATACTAATTTTAGGATGACTGACCCCTTTAATCCAGTTCATATAATGTCTTTTTCGGGAGCTAGAGGAAATGCATCTCAGGTACACCAATTAGTAGGTATGAGAGGATTAATGTCAGATCCCCAAGGACAAATGATTGATTTACCCATTCAAAGCAATTTACGTGAGGGGCTCTCTTTAACAGAATATATAATTTCTTGCTACGGAGCCCGCAAGGGGGTTGTAGATACTGCTGTACGAACATCAGATGCTGGATATCTCACGCGTAGACTTGTTGAAGTAGTTCAACACATTGTTGTACGTAGAACAGATTGTGGCACTATCCGAGGTATTTCTGTGAGTCCTCGAAATGGGATGATACCGGaaagaatttttattcaaacattAATTGGTCGTGTATTAGCAGACGATATATATATGGGCCCACGATGCATCGCCATTCGAAATCAAGATATTGGGATTGGGCTTGTCAATCGATTCATAACCTTTCAAGCACAGACAATATCGATTCGAACCCCCTTTACTTGTAAGAGCACATCTTGGATCTGTCGACTATGTTATGGTCGGAGTCCTACTCATGGCGACCTGGTCGAATTGGGAGAAGCTGTAGGTATTATTGCGGGGCAATCTATTGGAGAACCGGGTACTCAACTAACATTAAGAACTTTTCATACCGGCGGAGTATTCACTGGGGGTACTGCAGAGCATGTACGAGCCCCTtctaatggaaaaataaaattcaatgaaGATTGGGTTCATCCCACACGTACACGTCATGGACATCCTGCTTTTCTATGTTATATAGACTTGTATGTAACTATTGAGAGTGAAGGAATTATACATAACGTGAATATTCCCCCAAAAAGTTTTCTTCTAGTTCAAAATGATCAATATGTAGAATCAGAACAAGTGATTGCTGAGATTCGTGCAGGAACATACACTTTCAATTTTAAGGAAAGGGTTCGAAAACATATTTATTCTGACTCAGAGGGAGAAATGCATTGGAGTACCGATGTGTACCATGCACCTGAATTTACATATGGTAATGTTCATCTATTACCAAAGACAAGTCATTTATGGATATTATCTGGGGGTTCATGCAGATTCAGTATAGTCCCTTTTTCGATCCACAAGGATCAAGATCAAATGAGCGTTCGTTCTCTTTCTGTCGAACGAAGATATATTTCTAACCCCTCAGTGACTAATGATCAAGTGATACACGAATTCTTTAGTTCTGATCTTTCTGGTAAAAAAGAAGGTAGGATTCCTGCTTATTCAGAACTTAATCGAATCATATATACTGGTCGTTATAATCTCATAGATCCTGCCATTCTACACGAGAATTCTGATTTATTGGCAAAGAGGCGAAGAAATAGATTCATCATTCCATTCCAATCGATTCAAGAAGGAGAGAAAGAACTAATGCCCCCTTCAGGTATCTCGATTGAAATACCTATAAATGGTATTTTCCGTAGAAATAGTATTCTTGCTTATTTCGACGATCCTCGATACAGAAGAAACAGCTCAGGAATTACTAAATATGGGACTATAGAGGCGCATTCAATCGTTAAAAAAGAGGATTTGATTGAATATCGAGGAGTCAAAGAATTTAAGCCAAAATACCAAATGAAAGTAGATCGATTTTTTTCATTCCCGAGGAAGTGCATATTTTACCCGGATCTGCTTCCATAA
- the LOC132254436 gene encoding DNA-directed RNA polymerase subunit beta', producing MELAKHFIRTNIEPEWMVLCLLPVLPPELRPIIQIDGGKLMSSDINELYRRVIYRNNTLTDLLTTSRSTPGELVMCQEKLVQEAVDTLLDNGIRGQPMRDGHNKVYKSFSDVIEGKEGRFRETLLGKRVDYSGRSVIVVGPSLSLHQCGLPREIAIELFQTFLIRGLIRQHLASNIGVAKSQIREKEPIVWEILQEVMRGHPVLLNRAPTLHRLGIQAFQPILVEGRAICLHPLVRKGFNADFDGDQMAVHVPLSLEAQSEARLLMFSHMNLLSPAIGDPISVPTQDMLIGLYVLTSGNRRGICANRYNPCNRRNYQNERIDDNNYRYTKEKEPFFCNSYDAIGAYRHKRINLYSPLWLRWQLDQRLIASKEAPIEVHYESLGTYHEIYGHYLIVRSVKKEIPCIYIRTTVGHISLYREIEEAIQGFCRACSYET from the coding sequence ATGGAATTAGCTAAGCATTTTATTCGAACAAATATAGAACCAGAATGGATGGTTTTGTGTCTATTACCAGTTCTTCCTCCCGAGTTGAGACCGATCATTCAGATAGATGGGGGTAAACTAATGAGCTCGGATATTAATGAACTCTATAGAAGAGTTATCTATCGGAACAATACTCTTACCGATCTATTAACAACAAGTAGATCTACACCAGGGGAATTAGTAATGTGTCAGGAGAAATTGGTACAAGAAGCCGTGGATACACTTCTTGATAATGGAATCCGCGGACAACCAATGAGGGACGGTCATAATAAGGTTTACAAGTCGTTTTCAGATGTAATTGAAGGCAAAGAAGGAAGATTTCGTGAGACCCTGCTTGGCAAACGGGTCGATTATTCGGGGCGTTCCGTCATTGTCGTAGGCCCTTCACTTTCATTACATCAATGTGGATTGCCTCGCGAAATAGCAATAGAACTTTTCCAGACATTTTTAATTCGCGGTCTAATTAGACAACATCTTGCTTCGAACATAGGAGTTGCTAAGAGTCAAATTCGAGAAAAAGAACCGATTGTATGGGAAATACTTCAGGAAGTTATGCGGGGGCATCCTGTATTGCTGAATAGGGCACCTACTCTGCATAGATTAGGCATACAGGCATTCCAACCTATTTTAGTGGAAGGACGTGCTATTTGTTTACATCCATTAGTTCGTAAGGGATTCAATGCAGATTTTGATGGGGATCAAATGGCTGTTCATGTACCTTTATCTTTGGAGGCTCAATCGGAGGCTCGCTTACTTATGTTTTCTCATATGAATCTCTTGTCTCCAGCCATTGGGGATCCCATTTCCGTACCAACTCAAGATATGCTTATTGGACTCTATGTATTAACGAGCGGGAATCGTCGAGGTATTTGTGCAAATAGGTATAATCCATGTAATCGAAGAAACtatcaaaatgaaagaattgACGATAATAACTATAGGTATACGAAAGAAAAAGAACCCTTTTTTTGTAATTCCTATGATGCAATTGGAGCTTATCGgcataaaagaattaatttatataGTCCTTTGTGGCTCCGGTGGCAACTAGATCAACGCCTTATTGCTTCAAAAGAAGCTCCCATCGAAGTTCACTATGAATCTTTGGGTACCTATCATGAGATTTATGGGCACTATCTAATAGTAAGAAGTGTAAAAAAAGAGATTCCTTGTATATACATTCGAACCACTGTTGGTCATATTTCTCTTTATCGAGAAATCGAAGAAGCCATCCAAGGCTTTTGTCGGGCCTGCTCATATGAGACCTAA